The following are encoded together in the Hemicordylus capensis ecotype Gifberg chromosome 4, rHemCap1.1.pri, whole genome shotgun sequence genome:
- the CDKN1A gene encoding cyclin-dependent kinase inhibitor 1 isoform X2: MPLSQRTILRPACSRKLCRNLFGPVDHEQLQEDFQALMRAQLEEAQQRWNYDFETDTPLEGVYKWEKVSHVDVLPPQDLLSHPKENHCAGEKSLSSPVCLKVHAKMDNPVQAGFEACKTDSTRGLKRKQTSIKDFYSSKRRTVPYKSNP, from the exons ATGCCTCTGTCTCAGAGAACCATCTTGCGGCCCGCCTGCAGCAGGAAGCTTTGCAGAAATCTCTTTGGACCGGTTGATCACGAACAGCTCCAGGAGGACTTTCAGGCCTTGATGAGGGCCCAGCTGGAGGAGGCCCAGCAAAGGTGGAACTATGACTTTGAAACGGACACCCCACTCGAAGGGGTCTACAAATGGGAGAAGGTCTCCCATGTTGATGTGCTGCCGCCGCAAGACCTGTTGAGCCACCCAAAGGAGAACCATTGTGCTGGTGAAAAGAGCTTGAGCTCCCCAGTGTGTCTCAAGGTGCATGCAAAGATGGACAATCCTGTGCAGGCAGGCTTTGAGGCTTGTAAGACTGACTCCACAAGGGGTCTGAAACGAAAGCAGACCAGTATAAAAG ATTTCTATAGCTCAAAACGCAGAACTGTCCCCTATAAGTCCAATCCCTGA
- the CDKN1A gene encoding cyclin-dependent kinase inhibitor 1 isoform X1, with the protein MCISLPQDGGVVMRKQLVEFVLSSSCPSWKMPLSQRTILRPACSRKLCRNLFGPVDHEQLQEDFQALMRAQLEEAQQRWNYDFETDTPLEGVYKWEKVSHVDVLPPQDLLSHPKENHCAGEKSLSSPVCLKVHAKMDNPVQAGFEACKTDSTRGLKRKQTSIKDFYSSKRRTVPYKSNP; encoded by the exons ATGTGCATTTCCCTCCCCCAGGATGGAGGTGTAGTGATGAGGAAACAGCTTGTAGAATTTGTTCTTTCAAGCAGCTGTCCAAG CTGGAAAATGCCTCTGTCTCAGAGAACCATCTTGCGGCCCGCCTGCAGCAGGAAGCTTTGCAGAAATCTCTTTGGACCGGTTGATCACGAACAGCTCCAGGAGGACTTTCAGGCCTTGATGAGGGCCCAGCTGGAGGAGGCCCAGCAAAGGTGGAACTATGACTTTGAAACGGACACCCCACTCGAAGGGGTCTACAAATGGGAGAAGGTCTCCCATGTTGATGTGCTGCCGCCGCAAGACCTGTTGAGCCACCCAAAGGAGAACCATTGTGCTGGTGAAAAGAGCTTGAGCTCCCCAGTGTGTCTCAAGGTGCATGCAAAGATGGACAATCCTGTGCAGGCAGGCTTTGAGGCTTGTAAGACTGACTCCACAAGGGGTCTGAAACGAAAGCAGACCAGTATAAAAG ATTTCTATAGCTCAAAACGCAGAACTGTCCCCTATAAGTCCAATCCCTGA